One genomic region from Estrella lausannensis encodes:
- a CDS encoding branched-chain amino acid transport system II carrier protein produces MKTQSFFQTIATGFAMFSMFFGAGNAIFPLALGYEVQGGAAFAIGGLLISAVLLPFLGLVGVYRYQGETQNFFDTLGKKEGLIISFFILGVLGPCGAIPRCIALSYATIKPHLPDFIGIAPFSLISCILIFLLTLPKKKFISIIGAYLTPILLLSLAVLIAKGLYQGGPMEMNGTRFSSFMTGLKEGYGTMDLISSFFFAPVIIGAIRKEGCPNQGLKLFLSCLIGAILLSLTYIGFCLIAAFSKEGIGAVGLEDLMHSVAYTILGTQGSFVLCLIIALACLTTAVAISLVFADFLTNTLTKGKLRYETSLLITCFATFLFATLEFSGIRTLLTPLLVALYPALFVLTVLNICKSFGMQIEVRIPFYCVLTVSSIYSLLM; encoded by the coding sequence ATGAAGACCCAATCATTTTTTCAGACCATCGCGACCGGGTTTGCGATGTTTTCGATGTTTTTCGGTGCCGGCAACGCTATTTTTCCCCTGGCTCTCGGTTATGAAGTTCAGGGAGGGGCCGCATTTGCCATTGGCGGGCTTCTAATCAGCGCGGTACTGCTTCCCTTTCTTGGCCTCGTTGGGGTCTATCGCTACCAGGGAGAAACTCAAAATTTTTTTGATACGCTAGGTAAAAAAGAGGGGTTAATTATCTCTTTTTTCATCTTGGGCGTGCTTGGCCCATGCGGTGCCATACCGCGGTGTATCGCTCTCTCCTATGCGACAATTAAGCCGCATTTACCCGATTTTATTGGGATAGCTCCCTTTTCTTTGATCTCCTGCATCCTCATTTTCCTTTTGACTCTGCCCAAAAAGAAATTTATTTCGATTATTGGTGCCTATTTAACGCCCATCCTCTTGCTGTCTTTGGCGGTTTTGATTGCCAAAGGCCTTTATCAGGGTGGACCGATGGAGATGAATGGAACGCGTTTTTCGTCATTTATGACGGGGTTAAAAGAGGGGTATGGGACGATGGATCTGATCAGCTCTTTTTTCTTCGCGCCCGTCATCATTGGCGCTATCCGGAAAGAAGGCTGCCCTAATCAGGGACTTAAGCTGTTTTTAAGCTGCCTGATTGGTGCTATACTCCTTTCGCTGACCTATATCGGGTTTTGTCTGATCGCCGCCTTCTCGAAGGAGGGAATCGGCGCTGTCGGGCTCGAAGATCTCATGCATTCGGTAGCGTATACCATTTTGGGAACGCAGGGCAGTTTTGTCCTCTGCTTGATCATCGCTCTTGCATGCCTTACCACAGCGGTAGCGATCTCCTTAGTATTCGCCGATTTTCTCACCAATACGCTTACCAAGGGAAAATTGCGCTACGAGACATCTCTTCTGATCACCTGCTTTGCGACATTCCTTTTTGCAACGCTTGAATTCAGCGGGATTCGCACGCTGTTAACTCCTCTGTTAGTAGCGCTCTATCCGGCGCTTTTCGTACTGACAGTTTTGAATATCTGCAAAAGCTTCGGGATGCAAATCGAGGTTAGAATTCCTTTTTACTGTGTATTGACGGTCAGTTCAATCTACAGCCTGTTGATGTAG
- the yidD gene encoding membrane protein insertion efficiency factor YidD: MVGAFRAQLLMLLILLIPAHSRAGLQLLPWGKDSELAAPPRNECKRSSCPTPLFGAFAESAIQFHQDIISPADGPRSHFYPSSSQYTLEAMRKYGFFQGFIMGCDRLMRENDDPWIYKTYTLPHGEEIKYNPVP, encoded by the coding sequence ATGGTTGGGGCTTTTCGCGCACAGCTTTTGATGCTATTGATCCTGTTGATACCCGCCCACTCAAGGGCGGGCCTGCAGCTGCTTCCTTGGGGTAAAGATAGCGAACTGGCTGCCCCGCCGCGCAACGAGTGTAAAAGAAGCAGCTGCCCAACTCCCCTCTTCGGAGCCTTCGCCGAGTCTGCCATCCAGTTTCACCAAGACATCATCTCGCCGGCGGACGGACCGCGCAGCCACTTTTATCCCAGCAGCTCCCAATATACGTTGGAGGCGATGCGAAAATATGGCTTCTTTCAGGGGTTTATCATGGGCTGCGACCGTCTGATGCGCGAAAATGACGACCCGTGGATCTACAAGACTTATACCCTGCCTCACGGGGAAGAGATCAAATACAATCCCGTCCCCTAA
- a CDS encoding secretin N-terminal domain-containing protein, producing the protein MKRIQFIGRRYSTYLIVTCLTTTALFAEQSPWQAKTQKSSSQEQLYSVDPEDNTVLTPSTKNTGATLNDFKNYKDSAEIDWDNIDTSSLDRVFDSSSIPVEKSTTLPKSKPESKSKGAEKISFKKPLQEDSFFQGLIAEENNEGDEERQNGAKPASKEEVLEATKGPKSFISKGKVSRLNQDKLLAEIQEGSKAPPKEEQTILINFNNVSIIEYIRFISRVSNKNFIFSDEDLQFTVTIVSEEPTTLDNVLMALFQELNIRNLHIIEEGNTFMIHRSDGTRAPGKVVSDAYPEQGKKKGDLITRVFRLNISDASSVSAMIKPMLSDKAIIQVISDTNHIVVTDIASNIEKVMKLIKSVDAPNSSMVIGQYVVRNAYLDDLIKNAEQIMTSIARGQPITFVAHGPSNSIFIIAAPFLVERAIPILQRLDQNDGTTGIFDLNELKYVPPSTQQEIEELERAKERAQERARIQREAGREEGVEGRGDLLPGQGFEEMPFEGGPQEEVRVSPDGSYKILPDGTRVYQAPSQQGFWKLDANGNWQYNPVERAQPGEPLQREEPTRPPEGYWKQDFQNQWEFIKGTPPPEVRKQIRENKLEQPEGRWDYGSDSKWRFLLRPGASIFAGKKIRASQLDTSLPLGDIERTKFYIHKLQFRKGDSIQEALQQIGTSLSNTQAINQDLINAIESVQWLEPSNSLIVTGTPGAILKVKELVDEIDRPLRQVFIEMLVLDLAIDDAMDLGVTWANKFGGGDTAGAQAFIAGATPVATMLATSGVDRTAAVAAAAASRIPDATAAIGIGGYNLGIVGQKISSGGTEFASISAFLKATHDKTNVNVVLNPKIITEDNLPAEIFVGENTPFKTQSIANDEGSTITSNFEFKDVGATMKVTPFLGNSNIITMEIEYEQSSIIPGTNTSGGTSNDPIGPSTRITRTKTRIHMPDGYFLVLSGMISTREERGRRHVPCLGGAPLIGAAFTDKTYKDEKRNLMIFIRPQIIDTEVQMDELTDHQQNIFLVKSRTKKMWKLDCEETMDWLNVIQTDPNNNENECCQENDIYPQRHRKMCR; encoded by the coding sequence ATGAAGCGCATCCAATTCATCGGCCGTAGATACTCAACTTACCTGATCGTCACATGTCTCACGACAACAGCACTCTTCGCAGAGCAGAGTCCTTGGCAAGCAAAGACGCAGAAGAGCTCTAGCCAAGAGCAGCTCTACTCAGTGGATCCGGAAGACAATACTGTCTTGACTCCCTCCACAAAGAACACGGGGGCCACTCTGAACGATTTCAAAAATTACAAAGACTCTGCAGAAATCGATTGGGATAACATCGACACCTCCAGCCTGGATCGCGTTTTCGATTCAAGCAGCATTCCTGTTGAGAAAAGCACAACCCTTCCCAAATCCAAGCCGGAATCGAAATCTAAGGGAGCCGAAAAAATCTCCTTCAAAAAACCACTGCAGGAAGACAGTTTCTTCCAAGGGCTGATCGCAGAGGAAAACAATGAGGGCGATGAAGAGAGGCAGAACGGCGCAAAGCCTGCCTCCAAAGAAGAGGTTTTAGAAGCGACCAAAGGACCAAAATCCTTTATTTCCAAAGGAAAAGTCTCTCGCCTGAATCAAGACAAGCTTCTCGCTGAAATCCAAGAAGGCTCCAAAGCGCCTCCGAAAGAAGAGCAGACAATTCTTATCAACTTCAACAACGTCAGCATCATCGAGTATATCCGCTTCATCAGCCGTGTCTCGAACAAAAACTTTATCTTTTCAGACGAAGATCTTCAGTTTACCGTGACCATCGTTTCCGAGGAGCCTACGACACTAGACAACGTCTTGATGGCCCTTTTTCAAGAGCTGAACATCCGAAACCTGCATATCATCGAAGAGGGAAACACCTTCATGATCCACCGGTCTGATGGAACAAGAGCTCCTGGAAAGGTCGTTTCAGATGCCTATCCGGAGCAGGGAAAAAAAAAGGGTGATCTGATCACTCGCGTTTTCCGCTTGAACATCTCGGACGCCTCATCTGTATCGGCAATGATCAAACCGATGCTTTCCGATAAGGCAATAATCCAGGTTATCTCGGATACAAACCACATTGTCGTCACTGACATCGCCTCCAACATCGAAAAGGTCATGAAGCTGATCAAGAGCGTCGATGCGCCAAATAGCAGCATGGTCATAGGTCAATATGTAGTCAGAAACGCCTATCTTGATGATCTGATCAAAAACGCTGAACAGATCATGACCTCGATTGCAAGAGGACAGCCTATCACCTTCGTCGCCCACGGTCCTTCCAACAGTATTTTCATTATCGCGGCTCCCTTCTTAGTCGAAAGAGCAATCCCCATCCTGCAAAGACTCGATCAAAACGACGGTACGACAGGGATTTTCGATTTAAACGAGCTGAAATACGTCCCCCCCTCCACACAGCAAGAGATCGAAGAACTGGAAAGAGCTAAAGAAAGAGCTCAGGAAAGAGCGAGGATCCAAAGAGAGGCAGGAAGAGAAGAAGGGGTTGAAGGCAGAGGAGATTTGCTGCCGGGCCAAGGCTTTGAAGAGATGCCTTTCGAAGGAGGGCCGCAAGAAGAGGTCAGGGTTTCTCCGGATGGCTCCTATAAAATCTTACCCGATGGCACCAGAGTCTACCAGGCTCCCTCACAACAAGGTTTTTGGAAACTTGATGCCAATGGCAACTGGCAATATAACCCCGTAGAAAGAGCCCAGCCGGGCGAGCCCCTCCAAAGAGAGGAGCCGACGAGACCTCCTGAAGGGTACTGGAAGCAAGACTTCCAAAATCAGTGGGAGTTCATCAAAGGAACACCCCCACCTGAGGTCCGAAAACAGATCCGAGAAAATAAGCTCGAGCAGCCCGAAGGGCGCTGGGACTACGGTTCCGACAGCAAATGGCGCTTCCTGTTAAGACCGGGTGCTTCCATCTTTGCCGGCAAGAAAATACGCGCTTCCCAGCTCGACACTTCGCTTCCCCTTGGAGACATCGAGCGAACAAAATTCTATATCCATAAGCTGCAGTTTAGAAAAGGGGACTCCATCCAAGAAGCCCTGCAGCAAATTGGCACCAGCCTTTCCAATACACAGGCAATCAACCAGGATCTGATTAACGCCATCGAATCCGTCCAATGGCTTGAACCATCGAACTCGCTGATCGTTACGGGTACCCCAGGGGCTATCCTGAAAGTGAAAGAGCTGGTCGACGAGATCGACAGGCCGTTAAGACAAGTCTTTATTGAAATGCTTGTTCTGGACCTCGCCATCGATGACGCCATGGATCTTGGCGTAACATGGGCCAACAAGTTCGGTGGTGGCGACACTGCCGGAGCGCAAGCCTTTATCGCAGGTGCGACCCCGGTTGCGACAATGCTGGCCACTTCAGGTGTTGATAGGACAGCTGCCGTCGCCGCGGCTGCTGCCTCCAGAATACCCGATGCAACGGCGGCGATCGGTATTGGGGGTTACAACTTGGGCATCGTCGGCCAGAAGATCTCTTCCGGCGGCACTGAGTTTGCCAGCATCTCGGCATTCTTGAAGGCAACGCACGATAAAACCAATGTCAACGTTGTCTTAAACCCCAAGATCATCACAGAGGATAACCTGCCCGCCGAGATCTTCGTCGGAGAAAACACACCCTTTAAAACGCAGTCGATCGCCAACGATGAAGGTTCCACCATCACCAGCAACTTTGAGTTTAAAGATGTTGGCGCGACCATGAAGGTGACCCCCTTCCTTGGCAACAGCAACATCATTACGATGGAGATCGAGTACGAACAGAGCAGCATCATCCCCGGAACCAACACGAGCGGGGGTACCTCCAACGACCCGATCGGTCCAAGCACCAGAATCACCAGAACAAAAACAAGAATCCACATGCCCGATGGCTACTTCCTAGTCCTCAGCGGCATGATCTCCACCAGGGAAGAACGTGGAAGAAGACATGTTCCCTGCCTTGGAGGAGCTCCTCTGATTGGTGCCGCCTTCACGGACAAAACCTACAAAGATGAAAAGCGTAACCTGATGATCTTCATCAGACCGCAAATCATCGACACGGAAGTGCAGATGGATGAGCTGACAGATCACCAGCAAAACATTTTCTTAGTCAAGTCTCGAACCAAAAAGATGTGGAAGCTTGATTGCGAAGAGACAATGGATTGGCTGAACGTGATCCAGACAGACCCGAACAACAACGAGAACGAGTGCTGCCAAGAAAACGACATCTATCCGCAGCGGCACAGAAAGATGTGCAGATAA
- a CDS encoding serine/threonine protein kinase: MADEDFYRKTTLADEGEPQDAPLPPPVTPQFIGPYKIESLLEKGGMSILYLGSRPGTSEPTTIKVLSPKYLSRDDVIQRFLHEAEIIALADHPNIVKLFGYGEWEGGLYIAMEFIEGISLRQHLLRHPISLKQAIEIIIDIAYALCHLHTHGVIHRDLKPENILLTEGGAIKVIDFGIAQILEKPKEDSAPEHPKVIGTPIYMSPEQKEKPEEVSYASDIYSLGIIAYELILGKLCHGRIHLSLMPKGVQKILSKALQPDQKNRYQDIVDLIGDLSNYLHSSNLQKDSMPSDRLKEMADGVNLAFQNLCPASPPLWHGLEFQHGYHRGDLFCTLWYDFIIHKNQTKSVITFESGDSSIEGTIYTAVIRGIIKSKVSSSESAESLLLDLSRMLMTDQLPKGVQINLLNLNPAQETLTFFSTHGNSLWIFRKGHNTPEILSTLPQLIGKEENPSFTHAKTAWSKGDTLYLFSSSPETLPDPGEDSRITILKKIIECKDLPLKEAVAQVLNRIKRSPTSLFKSKNCYLAGIQKL; this comes from the coding sequence ATGGCGGATGAAGATTTTTACAGGAAAACAACACTAGCAGATGAGGGTGAACCACAAGACGCTCCCTTACCCCCGCCCGTCACCCCTCAATTTATCGGTCCCTACAAGATAGAAAGCCTGCTGGAAAAAGGCGGAATGAGCATTCTATACCTTGGAAGCAGGCCCGGGACTTCCGAACCGACCACAATCAAAGTTCTCTCCCCCAAATATTTGTCACGCGATGATGTAATACAAAGATTTTTACACGAAGCGGAGATCATCGCCCTGGCAGACCATCCCAACATCGTCAAACTCTTCGGATACGGTGAATGGGAAGGGGGCCTCTATATCGCCATGGAGTTCATCGAGGGAATTTCTCTCAGGCAACATCTTCTACGCCACCCCATTTCCTTAAAGCAGGCAATCGAAATCATTATCGATATCGCCTATGCCCTATGCCATTTGCATACTCATGGAGTGATCCACAGGGATTTGAAACCGGAAAACATACTACTCACCGAAGGTGGGGCCATCAAAGTGATCGATTTTGGCATCGCCCAAATCCTTGAAAAGCCGAAGGAAGACTCCGCACCGGAGCACCCCAAAGTCATCGGCACGCCTATCTATATGAGTCCAGAGCAAAAAGAGAAGCCCGAAGAAGTATCCTACGCATCAGACATTTACTCACTCGGCATCATTGCCTACGAGCTAATTCTGGGAAAGCTGTGCCACGGAAGAATCCACTTGTCACTAATGCCAAAGGGCGTTCAAAAAATATTAAGCAAAGCTCTCCAACCTGACCAGAAAAACAGATATCAAGACATTGTCGACCTGATAGGAGACCTCTCCAATTACCTCCACTCATCTAACCTGCAAAAAGACAGTATGCCCTCTGACAGGCTTAAAGAGATGGCGGACGGTGTAAATTTGGCCTTTCAGAATCTCTGTCCGGCATCCCCTCCGCTCTGGCACGGATTAGAATTTCAACATGGCTACCATCGTGGCGACCTTTTCTGCACGCTGTGGTATGATTTCATAATCCATAAAAACCAAACCAAATCTGTAATAACCTTCGAATCAGGCGACTCTTCAATCGAAGGAACCATATACACCGCAGTCATCCGCGGCATTATCAAATCCAAAGTCTCGTCCAGCGAATCAGCCGAGAGCCTCCTCCTGGATTTGAGCCGAATGCTAATGACAGACCAGCTTCCGAAGGGTGTACAGATCAACCTCCTGAATTTAAATCCCGCCCAAGAGACCCTGACTTTCTTCTCGACACATGGCAACTCCCTATGGATCTTCAGAAAAGGGCATAACACCCCGGAGATCCTGTCTACACTGCCCCAATTAATCGGCAAGGAAGAAAACCCATCGTTCACGCACGCAAAGACTGCCTGGTCAAAAGGAGATACGCTTTATCTTTTCTCCTCATCCCCTGAGACCCTGCCCGATCCAGGCGAGGATTCCCGGATAACGATTCTGAAAAAGATTATCGAGTGTAAAGACCTGCCCCTCAAAGAGGCAGTAGCTCAAGTGCTAAACAGAATTAAGAGGTCCCCAACCTCTCTCTTCAAAAGTAAAAACTGCTACCTGGCCGGAATTCAAAAACTGTAG
- the sctQ gene encoding type III secretion system cytoplasmic ring protein SctQ → MLRCLNGRDQVQDHLLIQLRPLQYGSESRMPSPQATALSWVKSMPRSLFLWDQIPLHGELPPFPLKQFADLLKGSLGLKSFDIKHEIVSWTQGSELLQGIPNPTLLALSVPGIGGVFFLAIPTHTLEKLAAFLLIGEGNPEKKLDKDIEQGFIRFLTNEALYCLQNSGLSEKLMPVLLESAPALPKEAGLVMDVELTIQDSTHPARLIFTKEFQTSLAEEFQPQLQDLYLHSPVSEKIDIAMSLEATRFRMKKSEFESVSPGDFLVLSKCPVDPVTKTGPVLLKVFDMPFFTGQLNDGKITLAEVAQFYEAESDMQSDENPGKDEFEESEIRDEELEEFEELEEFSEEELSELDEAKEEIGEEVSEEELAEAAASAQEPPEPAHSPVEAEETQTESEPTKEEAHAPLPETPATPKTAREIFSAGEVPLSISVELGRVNISLKKLMELSPGNVLELTSKPADGVDLVLNGKKVAKGELLQIGDVLGIRIMDIGHHD, encoded by the coding sequence TTGCTCCGCTGTCTAAATGGACGGGATCAAGTTCAAGACCACCTCCTGATTCAGCTAAGACCCCTGCAATACGGAAGCGAGAGCAGAATGCCAAGTCCTCAAGCGACTGCCCTGTCATGGGTCAAGTCAATGCCCAGGTCTCTTTTTCTTTGGGATCAGATCCCGTTGCACGGCGAACTGCCGCCGTTCCCCCTGAAACAATTCGCCGACTTGCTCAAAGGCTCTTTGGGACTTAAGTCGTTTGACATCAAGCACGAAATAGTTTCCTGGACTCAGGGAAGTGAACTTCTGCAGGGCATACCCAATCCCACCCTCCTGGCGCTCTCGGTTCCAGGAATCGGAGGCGTGTTCTTCTTAGCGATCCCCACCCATACGCTGGAAAAACTTGCAGCTTTCCTGCTGATAGGAGAAGGCAATCCGGAGAAAAAACTGGACAAGGACATTGAGCAGGGATTTATCCGTTTTTTGACAAATGAAGCTCTCTACTGCCTTCAAAACAGCGGTCTTTCCGAAAAACTGATGCCCGTTCTGCTCGAATCAGCACCGGCTTTGCCCAAAGAGGCGGGCCTCGTCATGGATGTGGAGCTTACAATCCAAGACAGCACCCACCCCGCCCGATTAATCTTCACCAAAGAGTTTCAAACATCCCTAGCAGAAGAGTTTCAACCTCAGCTGCAAGATCTCTATCTTCACTCACCGGTTTCCGAAAAAATCGATATTGCCATGAGCCTGGAAGCGACACGTTTTCGGATGAAGAAAAGTGAATTTGAGTCGGTTTCTCCAGGAGATTTCCTTGTCTTAAGCAAATGTCCAGTCGACCCGGTCACGAAAACCGGACCTGTTCTTTTAAAAGTGTTCGATATGCCCTTCTTCACAGGCCAATTAAATGATGGAAAAATAACCCTTGCGGAAGTTGCGCAATTTTACGAGGCGGAATCAGACATGCAATCAGACGAAAATCCCGGAAAAGACGAGTTCGAAGAATCGGAAATAAGAGACGAAGAACTTGAAGAGTTTGAAGAACTTGAGGAGTTCAGCGAAGAGGAACTCAGCGAACTTGACGAGGCAAAAGAAGAGATTGGTGAAGAAGTTTCCGAAGAGGAACTGGCAGAGGCCGCCGCCAGCGCTCAAGAGCCTCCCGAACCAGCTCACTCCCCCGTCGAGGCAGAAGAGACCCAAACCGAATCGGAGCCCACTAAAGAAGAAGCTCACGCACCCCTGCCGGAAACACCCGCTACTCCTAAGACCGCGAGAGAGATTTTCTCCGCCGGTGAAGTTCCTCTTTCCATCTCCGTTGAGCTGGGACGGGTCAATATTTCCCTCAAAAAATTGATGGAACTCTCTCCCGGCAATGTACTGGAGCTTACCTCCAAGCCGGCAGATGGCGTGGACCTGGTACTCAATGGGAAGAAAGTCGCTAAAGGCGAACTTCTTCAAATTGGAGACGTCTTAGGGATTCGCATTATGGATATCGGCCATCACGATTAA
- a CDS encoding type III secretion T3S chaperone, with translation MMKMPAYPLLEVMNIKKRRVDDQERVVKEKKAKLDLETQKLKEREADRDKVLKHHNDKLEQLRHELDTGTTTEKIKMMKVYLKEVKEKLKIEEKKVKEQKDQVELAAKDLDVAEKELKKRRQDVDKLNVHRADWEKEIKLEMEMKELDQQDEMGNVIFLKRVRESNR, from the coding sequence ATGATGAAGATGCCCGCATACCCGCTCTTGGAAGTGATGAATATCAAAAAGAGGCGGGTTGATGATCAGGAAAGGGTCGTTAAAGAAAAAAAAGCCAAACTTGACCTGGAGACGCAGAAGCTTAAGGAAAGAGAAGCTGATAGAGACAAAGTCTTGAAGCACCACAACGACAAGCTTGAGCAGCTCCGCCATGAGCTTGACACTGGCACGACCACTGAAAAAATCAAGATGATGAAAGTCTACCTCAAAGAGGTAAAAGAGAAGTTAAAAATAGAAGAAAAAAAGGTTAAAGAGCAAAAAGACCAGGTGGAGCTGGCGGCAAAGGATCTTGACGTAGCTGAAAAAGAGCTAAAGAAACGGCGTCAAGACGTCGACAAGCTCAATGTCCATCGGGCTGACTGGGAAAAAGAGATCAAACTGGAAATGGAAATGAAAGAACTGGATCAGCAAGATGAGATGGGCAACGTCATCTTCTTGAAGAGGGTGCGGGAATCGAATCGTTAA
- the fliI gene encoding flagellar protein export ATPase FliI, whose protein sequence is MTGFDDQFEKVLGGLEELELTTVNGRITEIVGMLIKAIVPNVKIGEVCLVKRDGEPLRCEVVGFTRDEVFLSPLGDMSGVGPSSEVIPTRLPLHIKVGPKLLGRVLNGLGEPLDTKTKGPLETDEIYPVIQNPPDPLKRQRISEPISVGVRAIDGPLTVGKGQRVGIFAAAGGGKSTLLGMIARNARADINVISLIGERGRELRDFIEKDLGPEGLKRSVVIVSTSDQASQLRLNAAYCATAIAEYFRDQGKSVILMMDSVTRFARALREVGLAAGEPPARAGYTPSVFSTLPKLLERAGNSDVGSITAFYTVLVAGDDMNEPVSDETRSILDGHIILSADLARKYHYPAIDVLSSASRVITSIVPQEHLQLVGKLKEVLANYKKNELLIKIGEYKRGADKAGDFAIDHIDKVNNFLKQGTEEKCSFEETVQLLRSVFK, encoded by the coding sequence ATGACAGGATTCGACGATCAATTCGAAAAGGTCTTAGGCGGCTTGGAAGAGCTGGAACTAACGACCGTCAACGGACGCATCACTGAGATTGTCGGGATGCTGATCAAAGCCATTGTTCCCAACGTCAAAATCGGCGAAGTCTGTCTTGTCAAACGCGACGGCGAGCCGCTGCGCTGCGAGGTAGTCGGCTTCACCCGCGACGAAGTCTTTCTCTCTCCCCTAGGGGATATGAGCGGCGTCGGCCCTTCTTCGGAAGTAATACCAACTAGGCTCCCCCTGCACATCAAAGTGGGTCCCAAACTCTTAGGCCGCGTACTCAATGGCCTTGGAGAGCCCTTGGACACCAAGACCAAAGGGCCCCTGGAAACGGATGAAATCTATCCGGTCATCCAAAACCCCCCTGACCCCTTGAAAAGGCAGAGAATCAGCGAACCGATCTCGGTGGGCGTACGAGCCATCGATGGCCCGCTGACCGTTGGTAAAGGCCAGAGGGTCGGTATATTTGCCGCGGCAGGTGGAGGTAAGTCAACCCTTCTTGGCATGATCGCGAGGAACGCGAGAGCCGACATCAACGTCATCAGTCTGATCGGTGAGCGCGGAAGGGAGCTTAGAGATTTTATAGAAAAGGACTTAGGACCAGAAGGACTGAAGAGGTCCGTTGTAATCGTATCCACGTCCGATCAAGCGTCGCAGCTGCGTCTTAACGCCGCCTATTGTGCGACGGCGATCGCCGAATACTTCAGGGACCAGGGCAAATCTGTCATCTTGATGATGGACTCCGTCACCCGTTTCGCAAGAGCCCTCCGCGAAGTGGGCCTTGCTGCAGGCGAGCCCCCCGCAAGAGCCGGTTACACACCCTCTGTCTTTTCCACTCTCCCTAAACTGCTGGAGAGGGCAGGCAACTCAGACGTCGGATCGATCACAGCTTTTTACACTGTCTTGGTTGCCGGCGATGACATGAACGAACCGGTTTCCGACGAGACCAGGTCCATTTTGGACGGTCACATCATTTTGTCGGCAGACCTGGCAAGAAAATACCACTATCCGGCCATCGATGTCCTTTCATCTGCAAGCCGTGTCATCACATCGATTGTGCCGCAAGAGCACCTGCAACTGGTCGGTAAGCTGAAAGAGGTACTGGCCAACTACAAAAAGAACGAACTGCTGATTAAGATTGGCGAATACAAGCGCGGCGCCGACAAAGCCGGTGATTTCGCCATTGATCACATCGACAAGGTGAACAATTTCTTAAAGCAAGGCACGGAGGAGAAGTGCTCCTTTGAAGAGACGGTGCAGCTCTTGCGCTCCGTCTTCAAATAA
- a CDS encoding tetratricopeptide repeat protein yields the protein MATGKVEDFQDDFALLIEAGFIAVKQLDETSAGRIFKAAQVLNKDSQAPQIGLGYIALNKLEIKEATKIFEEVLKKEPDNYLAKTFLGICFLLTKPKRERGEELIKEAVSKSDDPTVKSLGKISLEWADKDLQKSKSPFLSGASNSEGSGKNKD from the coding sequence ATGGCGACGGGAAAAGTTGAAGACTTTCAAGATGACTTTGCACTTCTGATAGAAGCCGGTTTCATTGCGGTGAAGCAGCTCGATGAAACGTCGGCGGGCAGGATATTCAAGGCTGCGCAAGTACTGAACAAAGACAGCCAGGCGCCTCAGATAGGGCTCGGCTATATCGCTTTAAATAAACTTGAGATCAAGGAAGCGACAAAAATCTTTGAAGAGGTGCTTAAAAAGGAGCCCGACAATTATCTGGCAAAGACATTCTTAGGCATTTGCTTTCTTCTTACCAAGCCGAAGAGGGAGCGCGGCGAGGAGCTAATCAAGGAAGCTGTTTCAAAGAGCGATGATCCCACAGTGAAAAGCTTGGGAAAAATATCGTTGGAGTGGGCAGACAAAGACTTACAAAAGAGCAAATCGCCCTTCCTCTCAGGAGCGTCGAACTCCGAGGGAAGCGGCAAAAACAAGGACTAG
- a CDS encoding DUF5407 domain-containing protein, protein MPAGPYSPGNIDNSDHSGDLNYFTGDKPIQAGFSVHTLFHVVHDATLSAKAKLVQIKSRRSAISIGDMFEMQMLMNHLSQLSEMSTAVVAAANSAIMSMARNVKG, encoded by the coding sequence ATGCCAGCAGGACCATATAGCCCAGGAAACATAGACAACTCGGATCACTCGGGTGATCTTAATTACTTTACTGGTGACAAGCCTATCCAGGCAGGTTTTAGCGTACACACGCTGTTCCACGTTGTGCACGACGCAACATTAAGCGCCAAGGCAAAGCTAGTCCAGATTAAATCGAGACGTAGCGCTATCAGTATTGGCGACATGTTCGAGATGCAAATGTTGATGAACCACTTATCACAGCTCTCGGAGATGTCCACTGCGGTCGTCGCAGCGGCAAACTCGGCAATCATGTCGATGGCAAGGAACGTCAAAGGATAA
- a CDS encoding DUF5398 family protein, whose product MFGLEQNKKKKSEDDFIFDLERDMSSLNRQREFKKSVEEKVLKIKQVLRSGENKEQFDQFGELLHGYASLLKVIGRIKAS is encoded by the coding sequence ATGTTCGGTTTAGAACAAAATAAAAAGAAAAAATCGGAAGACGACTTCATCTTTGACTTAGAGAGGGATATGTCCTCTCTCAACCGTCAAAGAGAGTTTAAGAAGAGCGTCGAAGAAAAGGTTTTGAAGATTAAACAAGTTCTAAGAAGCGGGGAAAACAAAGAGCAGTTCGACCAGTTTGGCGAACTACTCCACGGCTATGCTTCGCTGCTTAAAGTAATCGGCAGGATTAAGGCCTCGTAG